Proteins from a genomic interval of Mycolicibacterium grossiae:
- a CDS encoding helix-turn-helix domain-containing protein produces the protein MTDDRIAAGISARINTDGSVSVPPRIARWLEKQVQMTADRRAILRSTDPEAYEVFVALHLAALGAECGTNTAAAQTNTADLTMWMSTSEAAERHGVGERCIRKWCRTGRIHAVMTGGRWLVRNTIVLKDTA, from the coding sequence GTGACCGATGACCGCATTGCCGCGGGCATCAGCGCCCGCATCAACACCGACGGCTCCGTCTCCGTTCCTCCACGCATAGCTCGCTGGCTGGAGAAGCAGGTTCAGATGACCGCTGACCGCCGAGCGATCCTCCGCAGCACCGACCCGGAAGCCTACGAGGTGTTCGTCGCCCTGCACCTCGCAGCACTCGGGGCCGAATGCGGAACGAATACTGCTGCTGCACAGACAAATACCGCAGACTTGACCATGTGGATGAGCACCAGCGAGGCAGCCGAGAGGCACGGCGTCGGGGAACGCTGCATCCGCAAGTGGTGCCGCACCGGCCGCATCCACGCCGTCATGACCGGCGGACGCTGGCTGGTCCGCAACACCATCGTCCTGAAGGACACCGCCTAG
- a CDS encoding IS256 family transposase yields the protein MTTAHNIDLPTVLAERLTTAHPDVLRELLATFIHTLMGAEADALCGAGYGERSTERTNSRNGYRHRQFDTRAGSLDLAIPKLRHGSYFPDWLLERRKRAERALTTVVATCYLLGVSTRRMDKLVETLGITSLSKSQVSVMAKELDAAVEAFRTRPLDAGPYTFVAADALVLKVREGGRVVNVHALIAVGVNAEGHREILGIDVSTAEDGAGWLTFWRSLTARGLSGVKLVTSDAHAGLVAAIGATLPGAAWQRCRTHYTTNLMAVTPKSSWPWVRTLLHSVFDQPDAESVAAQYDRIIEALADKLPKVADHLEEARADLLAFTAFPKQIWRQIWSNNPQERLNKEIRRRTDVVGIFPDRNALIRLVGAVLAEQHDEWAESRRYLGLDVLSKSRTVNDTPTEQEATPAALTA from the coding sequence ATGACCACTGCCCACAATATCGACCTGCCCACCGTGCTGGCCGAACGACTCACCACCGCCCATCCCGACGTGCTGCGCGAGCTGCTCGCCACATTCATCCACACCCTGATGGGCGCTGAGGCCGACGCCCTGTGCGGCGCCGGATACGGCGAACGCAGCACCGAGCGCACCAACTCCCGCAACGGCTACCGGCACCGCCAATTCGACACCCGCGCAGGCTCATTGGATCTCGCGATCCCGAAGCTGCGCCACGGCTCCTACTTCCCGGACTGGCTGCTGGAACGCCGCAAACGCGCCGAACGGGCTCTGACCACGGTAGTCGCGACCTGCTACCTGCTGGGGGTCTCGACGCGGCGGATGGACAAGCTGGTGGAGACCCTGGGGATCACGTCGCTGTCGAAGTCCCAGGTCAGCGTGATGGCTAAGGAACTCGACGCCGCCGTCGAAGCCTTCCGCACCCGGCCCTTGGACGCCGGCCCGTACACGTTCGTGGCCGCCGACGCCCTGGTGCTCAAGGTCCGCGAGGGCGGGCGGGTGGTCAACGTGCACGCCCTGATCGCGGTCGGGGTCAACGCCGAGGGCCATCGCGAAATCCTGGGTATTGACGTCAGTACCGCCGAGGACGGAGCGGGCTGGTTGACGTTCTGGCGGTCGCTGACCGCCCGCGGCCTGTCCGGGGTCAAATTGGTCACCAGCGACGCCCATGCCGGGCTGGTAGCGGCCATTGGGGCGACGCTGCCCGGGGCGGCCTGGCAGCGGTGCAGAACGCATTACACGACCAACCTGATGGCCGTCACTCCCAAGTCGTCGTGGCCGTGGGTCCGGACATTGTTGCATTCGGTGTTCGATCAACCAGACGCTGAATCGGTTGCTGCGCAATATGATCGGATCATCGAGGCCCTCGCGGACAAGCTCCCCAAGGTCGCCGACCACCTGGAAGAAGCCCGGGCGGACCTGCTGGCGTTCACTGCGTTTCCCAAGCAGATCTGGCGCCAGATCTGGAGCAACAACCCCCAGGAACGCCTCAACAAGGAGATCCGCCGACGCACCGACGTCGTCGGCATCTTCCCCGACCGAAACGCTCTGATCCGCCTCGTCGGCGCCGTCCTGGCCGAACAACACGACGAATGGGCAGAATCGCGGCGCTACCTCGGCCTCGACGTCCTCAGCAAATCACGCACCGTCAACGACACACCGACAGAACAGGAGGCCACCCCAGCGGCACTGACCGCCTGA